The Haloferax sp. Atlit-12N region GCCGAGAACGACCGCGCCGGGCACGTCGAAGAAGCTAGCGATGGTGACGAAGGGGTAGATGAGAAGCAGGATGCCGAGCGGGACGAGGATGGTCCCGCGGGTCTCGGGGTCGGCGAGCACCTGCTTCATCGTGTAGTACATCGATTCGAGGTTCTGGGCCTGTCTGACGACGACCCGACGGACCCCGTCGATGGGGACGCGAGAGCGGATGACCGGCAGGACCGACTCGTCCTGCGCGCCGTCGGTGATGACGATGGCGTGGACGGGTTCGCCGGTCGAGAGGCTCGCGAGGACGGTGTCTATCTCGTCGCCGATAGCGCGGTTCGCTTTCACGTCGCTGCCTTCCAACCCGGTGACCGCCGCGACCTCGACCTCCTCGTCTTCCGATTCGAGGAGTTCGTCGTGGACCTGAATGCCCTGAAAGAGGACGTTCACGTCGGAGTCCTCCGGGTCCGCGGTGGCCAGCGCCACCGCGGCGTCCTCGACGCGCTGTCGGCCGACGACGGGCGTCGAGAGACCCGTCTTGCGGCCGAGGTCGTCGTCGAGGTCGACACAGAGGACCAAGAGCATCGTTGACTCCTATGCCACGGGGATATATCTGCTTTCGGGGGCGCGGTCGCGGTGGCGCGGTCCGTCGGTCTCGCGGAGCGGACGGTCGGCCGCCGCGGCGGGGTCGTGACCTCCCGCGAGCCGCCCCGGTCAGTCGGACGCGCCGGTCTCGCCGACGGGGTCGAAAAGCACCTCGAAGCGCGCCCCGGACGCGCTGTCGGCGACCCGGATAATCCAGCCGTGAGAGTCGACAATCTGCCGGACGATACCGAGGCCGAGACCGTTTCCGTCGCCGTCTTTGGTCGAGAATCCCGAGTCGAAGACGTGGTCGCGAATCGACGCCGGGATGCCGGGGCCGTCGTCCTCGACGAAGAAGCCGCGGTGCGAGGGGAGGGCACCGACGCGAATAACGAGTCCCGAGTCGTCGTCTCGGGAACTGCGGGCGTGCTGGAGCGCGTTCCGAAACAGGTTCTCGAAGAGCCGCGTCGCCCGGCTCTCG contains the following coding sequences:
- a CDS encoding DUF373 family protein, encoding MLLVLCVDLDDDLGRKTGLSTPVVGRQRVEDAAVALATADPEDSDVNVLFQGIQVHDELLESEDEEVEVAAVTGLEGSDVKANRAIGDEIDTVLASLSTGEPVHAIVITDGAQDESVLPVIRSRVPIDGVRRVVVRQAQNLESMYYTMKQVLADPETRGTILVPLGILLLIYPFVTIASFFDVPGAVVLGLISALLGLYTLFRGLGLESAVDEAANRARNVLYAGRVTIITYVAAAALLVVGGVRGVELLETVSDSVGGDPAAGLILATLVHGAVEWFAAAGITSSLGQVTDEYLHDRFKWRYLNAPFYVFAIAIVLYALSGFFLPEGVLGVQKFYLPGLAVALTVGTLLGVLSTLTFAVAESRYPTGSDGDAEQPA